Proteins co-encoded in one Falco rusticolus isolate bFalRus1 chromosome 14, bFalRus1.pri, whole genome shotgun sequence genomic window:
- the TMEM35A gene encoding transmembrane protein 35A — protein MASPRTITIVALSVALGLFFVFMGTIKLTPRLSRDAYNEMKRAYKSYVRALPMLKKMGVSSILLRKSIGALEVACGIVMTLVPGRPKDVANFLLLLLVLAVLFFHQLVGDPLKRYAHALVFGILLTCRLLIARQPEEQPPEKRILSVNGDEQPLLHEAAPEKGKMKVS, from the exons ATGGCATCTCCCAGGACTATCACCATTGTCGCCCTCTCGGTGGCCCTGGGgctcttctttgtttttatggGGACCATCAAACTGACCCCTCGGCTCAGCAGAGATGCCTACAATGAGATG AAACGAGCGTACAAAAGCTACGTGCGGGCCCTTCCCATGCTAAAGAAGATGGGAGTCAGCTCCATCCTTCTCCGCAAGAGCATTGGTGCCCTAGAAGTGGCGTGTGGCATTGTCATGACACTGGTGCCTGGTCGCCCCAAAGACGTGGCCaactttctcctcctcctccttgtgctggctgtgctcttTTTCCACCAGCTAGTGGGGGATCCACTCAAGCGTTATGCCCATGCCCTAGTCTTTGGGATCCTGCTTACCTGTCGTCTGCTGATTGCCCGCCAGCCTGAGGAGCAGCCGCCAGAAAAGAGGATCCTGTCAGTGAATGGGGATGAGCAGCCACTCCTCCATGAAGCAGCTcctgaaaaaggcaaaatgaaggTATCCTAG